In Aquiflexum balticum DSM 16537, a single genomic region encodes these proteins:
- the rlmH gene encoding 23S rRNA (pseudouridine(1915)-N(3))-methyltransferase RlmH, whose translation MQIRLIAVGKTDHSAIQTLLEEYIKRLGFYIKFELEIIPDLKNSKNLSEAAQKEKEGELILKKVQSSDELVLLDEQGKQYSSVDFSDYLQKKMNSGLKQLIFVIGGPYGFSESVYHRANGKISLSKMTFSHQMVRVFFVEQLYRAFTILKNEPYHHQ comes from the coding sequence ATGCAGATCAGACTTATCGCCGTCGGCAAAACAGACCATTCCGCTATCCAAACCCTTTTGGAGGAGTATATCAAGCGTTTGGGATTTTATATCAAGTTTGAATTGGAAATTATTCCTGACCTGAAAAATTCCAAAAACCTGTCCGAAGCAGCCCAAAAGGAAAAAGAAGGAGAACTTATTCTGAAAAAAGTACAGTCCTCAGATGAATTGGTTTTGCTGGATGAACAGGGAAAGCAATATTCCTCGGTGGATTTTTCAGATTATCTCCAAAAGAAAATGAATTCAGGCCTGAAGCAATTGATTTTCGTGATTGGAGGGCCTTATGGTTTTTCAGAAAGCGTATACCATAGAGCTAATGGCAAAATCTCTCTTTCCAAAATGACTTTTTCCCATCAAATGGTCAGGGTGTTTTTCGTAGAACAGTTGTACCGGGCTTTTACTATTTTAAAAAATGAGCCCTACCACCATCAGTGA
- a CDS encoding tyrosine-type recombinase/integrase has product MYEEMSYRHYSPRSIKTYLSLVSVVSAHFGKSPDLISIPELKDYLFKRISLDGLSVSSINQTISAFKILFKDVLERDWDTIRIKRPRRPKLLPVVFSKEEVSHILKSIRNRKHYCLIALTYASGLRMGEVINLKPCDIDSDRMQVKVRGGKGYKDRYTLLPEQLLVKLRDYFRGYRPLTYLFEGQEPGKPYSETSARCILKKAMKKAGIKKQACFHTLRHSFATHLLEQGTNVRIIQELLGHRSLKTTTVYLHISNLTPAQIKSPLDEL; this is encoded by the coding sequence ATGTATGAGGAGATGTCCTACAGACATTATTCTCCCAGAAGCATCAAGACCTATCTTAGCCTGGTATCTGTAGTATCAGCTCATTTTGGAAAAAGTCCGGATCTGATCAGTATCCCCGAATTAAAGGACTACCTTTTTAAAAGGATCAGTTTGGACGGACTTTCGGTATCAAGCATAAACCAGACAATCAGTGCCTTTAAAATACTTTTCAAAGACGTGCTTGAAAGAGATTGGGATACTATCAGGATCAAACGGCCAAGACGTCCCAAGCTGCTTCCGGTTGTATTCTCAAAGGAAGAAGTGTCGCATATCCTTAAGAGTATCAGGAACAGAAAACACTATTGCCTGATCGCTCTCACCTACGCCTCAGGACTCAGGATGGGAGAGGTAATCAACCTGAAACCCTGCGATATTGACAGCGACCGGATGCAGGTCAAAGTCAGGGGCGGAAAGGGTTATAAAGACAGGTACACACTTCTTCCGGAGCAGTTACTGGTAAAGCTCAGGGATTATTTCAGAGGCTACCGTCCACTTACTTACCTTTTTGAAGGCCAAGAACCGGGAAAGCCTTACAGTGAGACAAGCGCCCGCTGTATACTCAAAAAGGCTATGAAGAAAGCAGGGATAAAAAAGCAGGCGTGCTTCCATACCCTTCGCCATTCTTTTGCCACACATCTGCTCGAGCAGGGAACCAATGTCAGGATTATCCAAGAGCTGTTGGGACACAGGTCCCTTAAGACCACTACGGTTTACCTGCATATAAGCAACCTGACCCCCGCGCAGATCAAAAGTCCCCTGGATGAGCTTTGA
- a CDS encoding IS91 family transposase, with protein MEAVNKRNGGAELSTVLDSQKEVFLSQKHLCPDQRKAFNDILHCRTSQMGSHSLCCDSCGTVKVCYNSCRNRHCPKCQYIKQQLWVEKLKCRLLPVRYFHAVFTVPEFLNPLFYINQRFCYNLLFECSAKAVKKTALNPVFLGVESGCLSVLHTWGQSLNYHPHIHMLVPAGGLDSDGMQWLYAGKKFFVPVKALSSVFRGLFMERLLGALEDNLLRIPDGQKELFADIKSLKRESYAKMWNVYIKKTFRGAGQVVSYLGRYTHRVAISNSRILDTDGETVKFRWKDYRDNKTKTMLLACSEFVRRFMQHVLPTGFYKIRYYGILASANSNTKMNECFRLLNITREVSFYHGLSTYEVMEEIFGEEMFRCTCCKNGRMVFAPPGEKGNGP; from the coding sequence ATGGAGGCTGTTAACAAGAGGAATGGTGGGGCTGAACTCTCAACAGTCCTGGATTCCCAAAAGGAGGTCTTCCTATCGCAGAAGCATCTGTGCCCTGATCAGAGAAAGGCCTTTAACGACATCCTCCATTGCCGGACATCACAAATGGGCTCACACAGTCTCTGTTGTGACTCCTGCGGTACGGTCAAAGTCTGCTATAACAGCTGCAGGAACCGCCACTGTCCGAAGTGCCAGTACATCAAGCAGCAGCTTTGGGTGGAAAAGCTAAAGTGCAGGCTTCTGCCTGTCAGGTACTTTCACGCCGTGTTTACGGTTCCTGAGTTTCTCAATCCATTGTTCTACATCAACCAGAGGTTCTGTTACAACCTGCTCTTTGAATGTTCTGCAAAAGCAGTAAAGAAGACGGCCCTGAACCCGGTATTTCTGGGAGTCGAAAGCGGCTGTCTGTCGGTACTCCACACTTGGGGCCAATCCCTGAACTACCACCCCCACATCCATATGCTGGTTCCTGCAGGAGGCCTTGACAGTGACGGGATGCAGTGGCTGTATGCCGGTAAAAAGTTCTTCGTTCCGGTAAAGGCCCTTTCGTCCGTGTTCCGGGGACTGTTCATGGAAAGGCTTCTGGGAGCACTGGAGGATAACCTTCTCAGGATACCTGACGGGCAGAAAGAGCTGTTTGCCGATATCAAAAGTCTGAAAAGGGAATCTTACGCAAAGATGTGGAATGTCTATATCAAGAAGACTTTCAGGGGGGCGGGCCAGGTGGTCAGCTACCTTGGCAGGTATACCCACAGGGTAGCGATCAGCAACAGCCGTATTCTGGATACAGATGGTGAAACCGTAAAGTTCAGGTGGAAGGATTACAGGGACAACAAAACCAAAACCATGTTGCTTGCCTGTTCCGAGTTTGTCAGAAGATTTATGCAACATGTACTGCCAACAGGCTTCTACAAAATCCGCTATTACGGCATCTTGGCCTCGGCCAACAGCAACACCAAAATGAATGAATGTTTCAGGCTGTTGAACATAACAAGGGAGGTGTCATTTTACCATGGGCTGAGCACCTACGAGGTGATGGAGGAGATTTTCGGAGAAGAGATGTTCAGGTGTACCTGCTGCAAGAACGGAAGGATGGTCTTTGCCCCGCCCGGGGAAAAAGGAAACGGTCCCTGA
- a CDS encoding tyrosine-type recombinase/integrase → MYEEMSYRHYSPRSIKTYLSLVSVVSAHFGKSPDLISIPELKDYLFKRISLDGLSVSSINQTISAFKILFKDVLERDWDTIRIKRPRRPKLLPVVFSKEEVSLILKSIRNRKHYCLIALTYASGLRMGEVINLKPCDIDSDRMQVKVRGGKGYKDRYTLLPEQLLVKLRDYFRGYRPLTYLFEGQEPGKPYSETSARCILKKAMKKAGIKKQACFHTLRHSFATHLLEQGTNVRIIQELLGHRSLKTTTVYLHISNLTPAQIKSPLDEL, encoded by the coding sequence ATGTATGAGGAGATGTCCTACAGACATTATTCTCCCAGAAGCATCAAGACCTATCTTAGCCTGGTATCTGTAGTATCAGCTCATTTTGGAAAAAGTCCGGATCTGATCAGTATCCCCGAATTAAAGGACTACCTTTTTAAAAGGATCAGTTTGGACGGACTTTCGGTATCAAGCATCAACCAGACAATCAGTGCCTTTAAAATACTTTTCAAAGACGTGCTTGAAAGAGATTGGGATACTATCAGGATCAAACGGCCAAGACGTCCCAAGCTGCTTCCGGTTGTATTCTCAAAGGAAGAAGTGTCGCTTATCCTTAAGAGTATCAGGAACAGAAAACACTATTGCCTGATCGCTCTCACCTACGCCTCAGGACTCAGGATGGGAGAGGTAATCAACCTGAAACCCTGCGATATTGACAGCGACCGGATGCAGGTCAAAGTCAGGGGCGGAAAGGGTTATAAAGACAGGTACACACTTCTTCCGGAGCAGTTACTGGTAAAGCTCAGGGATTATTTCAGAGGCTACCGTCCACTTACTTACCTTTTTGAAGGCCAAGAACCGGGAAAGCCTTACAGTGAGACAAGCGCCCGCTGTATACTCAAAAAGGCTATGAAGAAAGCAGGGATAAAAAAGCAGGCGTGCTTCCATACCCTTCGCCATTCTTTTGCCACACATCTGCTCGAGCAGGGAACCAATGTCAGGATTATCCAAGAGCTGTTGGGACACAGGTCCCTTAAGACCACTACGGTTTACCTGCATATAAGCAACCTGACCCCCGCGCAGATCAAAAGTCCCCTGGATGAGCTTTGA
- a CDS encoding IS91 family transposase, with translation MEAVNKRNGGAELSTVLDSQKEVFLSQKHLCPDQRKAFNDILHCRTSQMGSHSLCCDSCGRVKVCYNSCRNRHCPKCQYIKQQLWVEKLKCRLLPVRYFHAVFTVPEFLNPLFYINQRFCYNLLFECSAKAVKKTALNPAFLGVESGCLSVLHTWGQSLNYHPHIHMLVPAGGLDSDGMQWLYAGKKFFVPVKALSSVFRGLFMERLLGALEDNLLRIPEGQKELFADIKSLKKESYAKMWNVYIKKTFRGAGQVVSYLGRYTHRVAISNSRILDTDGETVKFRWKDYRDNKTKTMLLACSEFVRRFMQHVLPTGFYKIRYYGILASANSNTKMNECFRLLNITREVSFYHGLSTYEVMEEIFGEEMFRCTCCKNGRMVFAPPEGKANGP, from the coding sequence ATGGAGGCTGTTAACAAGAGGAATGGTGGGGCCGAACTCTCAACAGTCCTGGATTCCCAAAAGGAGGTTTTCCTGTCGCAGAAGCATCTGTGCCCTGACCAGAGAAAGGCCTTTAACGACATCCTCCATTGCCGGACATCACAAATGGGCTCACACAGTCTCTGTTGTGACTCCTGCGGTAGGGTCAAAGTCTGCTATAACAGCTGCAGGAACCGCCACTGTCCGAAGTGCCAGTACATCAAGCAGCAGCTTTGGGTGGAAAAGCTAAAGTGCAGGCTTCTGCCTGTCAGGTACTTTCACGCCGTGTTTACGGTTCCTGAGTTTCTCAATCCATTGTTCTACATCAACCAGAGGTTCTGTTACAACCTGCTCTTTGAATGTTCTGCAAAAGCAGTAAAGAAGACGGCCCTGAACCCGGCATTTCTGGGAGTCGAAAGCGGCTGTCTGTCGGTACTCCACACTTGGGGCCAATCCCTGAACTACCACCCCCACATCCATATGCTGGTTCCTGCAGGAGGCCTTGACAGTGACGGGATGCAGTGGCTGTATGCCGGTAAAAAGTTCTTCGTTCCGGTAAAGGCCCTTTCGTCCGTGTTCCGGGGACTGTTCATGGAAAGGCTTTTGGGCGCACTGGAGGATAACCTTCTCAGGATACCCGAAGGTCAAAAAGAGCTGTTTGCCGATATCAAAAGTCTGAAAAAGGAATCTTACGCAAAGATGTGGAATGTCTATATCAAGAAGACTTTCAGGGGGGCGGGCCAGGTGGTCAGCTACCTTGGCAGGTATACCCACAGGGTAGCGATCAGCAACAGCCGTATTCTGGATACAGATGGTGAAACCGTAAAATTCAGGTGGAAGGATTACAGGGACAACAAAACCAAAACCATGTTGCTTGCCTGTTCCGAGTTTGTCAGGAGATTTATGCAACATGTACTGCCAACAGGCTTCTACAAAATCCGCTATTACGGCATCTTGGCCTCGGCCAACAGCAACACCAAAATGAATGAATGTTTCAGGCTGTTGAACATAACAAGGGAGGTGTCATTTTACCATGGGCTGAGCACCTACGAGGTGATGGAGGAGATTTTCGGAGAAGAGATGTTCAGGTGTACCTGCTGCAAGAACGGAAGGATGGTCTTTGCCCCGCCCGAAGGAAAAGC